The Deltaproteobacteria bacterium nucleotide sequence AGAAGATTTTTCAGCCCCTCGGCATCGGCCGGATTAAAGACCCGCACGTTGCGATCAATTCTTCGGATCAGGTTGGACAGAACCTTTCCCGGCCCCACTTCGACAAAGATCTCGATCCCGCGAGCGAGCATGGCCCGGATGCTCTCCTCCCACCGCAGTGTCGACGTCAACTGTCGTACCAGGCCTTCTCTCACGGCCTCTGCAATACGGACTTCCTCAGCGGCAACATTGTTCATCAGCGGAACCGCCAGGTCCTCCATCGGCGTAACATCCAGGGCCTCCTGTAACTTTTTTGAGACCGGCTCCATCAGGGGCGAATGCGAAGGAACACTCACAGGCAGGACCAATGCACGCTTCGCTCCAGCCTCCTTCGCACGGTCGGAGGCAACCTGCACCGCTTCCCGCTCCCCGGAGATCACGATCTGCCCGGGGCAGTTCAGGTTGGCCGGGACAACCAAGCCATCGACATCTTCACAGATCTTCTGCAACAGTGCAAGTTCCATCCCGAGGATCGCCGCCATGGCCCCCTCTCCTTCGGGCACGGCCTCCTGCATGAAAATTCCCCGTTTACGCACCAGGGAAACGGCATCAGCCAGGTCAAATCCCCCGGCCGCCGTGACAGCGCTGTATTCACCGAGGCTGTGCCCGGCCACGAAGGCCGGTTTCCATCCCGTTTCGGAATCAAGAACCCGGTACACCGCCATGCTCGTCGTCAGCAGCGCCGCCTGGGTCAGCTCCGTCCGGTTTAATTCCTTCGCCGGACCCTCCGTACAGAGACGGAGCAGATCAAGTTGAATGGTATCGGAGGCCTCTTCAAAGACACGGCGTGCCGCAATAAAATTTTGGACCAGATCGGCTCCCATCCCGACCGACTGAGAACCCTGACCCGGAAAGACAAAAGCTGTATTTTCCACTGAGAAATCTCCAACCCGGCAGAGCCGGAGCCAAACAACTTTTCACCGCAGAGGCGCAGAGGGCGCGAAGAAGAGCCTTTCCAGCAGGACACACCTCGCAATCTTCACTGCCTCTCTGCAGTGCAATCAATTTGCCTTGTGTTTTAACTAACGTCCGGTTTTACTCTGCGTCCTTTGCGTTTCTGCGGTAAAATTTTTATTTTCTGCAATCCGATTATTTCCGGAAGGCCTTGGTCATCATCGGAACGATCTCGAAAAGGTCCCCCACGATCCCGTAGGTCGCCGCTTTAAAGATCGGAGCCTCGGGATCCTTGTTGATCGCAACAATCACATCGGAAGATTGCATCCCCGCCAGATGCTGCACCGCACCGGAGATCCCGCAGGCAATATAGAGCTTGGGACAGACGGTCTTCCCGGTCTGGCCGACCTGGTGAGAGTAGGCGATCCACTCCGCATCGACGACCGCTCTGGAGGCCCCGACGGCACCGCCTAAAACCCTGGCCAAGTCCTCGATGACGGAAAAATTCTCTTTACTCCCCACGCCTCGCCCCCCGCTGACGATGATGTCGGCCTCGGTAATGTTGACGGTATCTTCGATCTCTTCAACGGTCTGAATCACCTCCCGATGAAGATCCGCTACGGTCCCGTTCATCATCACGGGAATCACCTCACCTTTACGGCCGGCTTCTTCCGGCGCCTGTTTGAAGACCTTGTGCCGGACCGTAGCCATCTGGGGCCGGTGATTGGGACAGAGGATCGTCGCCAGGATATTGCCGCCGAAGGCGGGGCGGGTCTGAAGAAGTTCCCGTTTCCCCGGATCGACATCCAGACCGGTGCAATCGGCGGTCAACCCCGTTCCGATCCGTGCCGCCACCCGGGGAATAAAGGAACGGCCGATGGCCGTCGCACCCGTGAGCACGATTTCCGGTTTCTCCTTTTCGATCAGGTCCGCCAGAACCGACGCATAGGCATCGCCGTTGAAGTCGGCCAACATGGGGTCATCGGCGAGATAGACCCGGTCGGCGCCGTGGGCGATCAACCATTCCGACTGTTGTGAGATCTCGTGACCGAGGAGAACGGCGCTCAGATGAGTATCGAGACGATCGGCCAGTTTTCGCCCTTCATTAAGCAGTTCCAGGACCACCGTAGAGATCTTTCCCTTCCGCTGCTCTGCAAAGACCCAGATCCCCCGGTAGGCCGAAAGATCCATCGAAGAGGCGGCGGACTGTTCCTCTTCCATCGTAAGGGCGACAAACTCACAGACCTCAACGCAGGCGCCGCAGAGGGTACACTCCTCGCTGATCACCGCGGTGCCGTCAATGATCTCGATGGCGCCGAACGGACACTGATCGGCACAGATGCCGCAACCCGTACATTTTTCCTTGCAGACGATAATCGCCATTCCCTGTTTCCTACACGATATTCAGCCGCTCAATCTCAGAGACCAGCCGCGCAACCTGCGCCTCCGGTTCCCCTTCGAGAATCTCTCCCTGACGGCGAAACTCCGGCATAAAGATCTTTGAAACCTTGGTGGGAGACCCCGAAAGGCCGAGACGAGCCGGATTGGCGCCGATCTCTTCGGCGCTCCAGACCGGAATCTCTATTTTTTTTGCCTTCATCTTTCCTTTCAGTGAAGGAAGGCGGGGTTCATTGATCTCCTTGACCACGGTAATCACGGCAGGGAGTCGGGTCTGCAAAAGGTCATACCCATCATCCATGAGCCGTTCCAGCCGCATGGTCCCCTCTGCGACTTCTTCGATCTTCCGCACATAGGCGGCAAATCCCCAGTGGAGATTCTCGGCGATCCCCGGCCCAACCTGGGCGGTGTCGCCATCAATGGCCTGTTTGCCGCAAAGGACAAGATCGGGTTCACCCATCTTTCGGATCGCCATGGCCAGCGTATAGGCGGTCGCAAGGGTATCGGAACCGGCGAAGGCACGGTCCGAAACGAGAACGGCCTCATCGGCCCCCAGAGAGATCCCTTCCCGCAGAGCGGCCTCCGCCTGGGGCGGCCCCATGGTCAGGAGTGTCACCTCCCCGCCGAACCGTTCCCTGAGCCGGAGCGCCTCTTCAAGGGCGTACATATCAAAGGGGTTCACAATGCTCGGCACCCCCTCACGGACGAGGGTGTTCGTCTCCGGATCGATCCGGACATCGGCCACATCAGGCACCTGTTTAATACAAACAACGATTCTCATCTTGAACTCTTCATTTTCATTCGATCAACCGGAACTTCGTCCGAAATCTGTGACGGCAATGTAAAAAATC carries:
- the fabD gene encoding ACP S-malonyltransferase, which gives rise to MENTAFVFPGQGSQSVGMGADLVQNFIAARRVFEEASDTIQLDLLRLCTEGPAKELNRTELTQAALLTTSMAVYRVLDSETGWKPAFVAGHSLGEYSAVTAAGGFDLADAVSLVRKRGIFMQEAVPEGEGAMAAILGMELALLQKICEDVDGLVVPANLNCPGQIVISGEREAVQVASDRAKEAGAKRALVLPVSVPSHSPLMEPVSKKLQEALDVTPMEDLAVPLMNNVAAEEVRIAEAVREGLVRQLTSTLRWEESIRAMLARGIEIFVEVGPGKVLSNLIRRIDRNVRVFNPADAEGLKNLLKEIPAGREV
- a CDS encoding electron transfer flavoprotein subunit alpha, producing MAIIVCKEKCTGCGICADQCPFGAIEIIDGTAVISEECTLCGACVEVCEFVALTMEEEQSAASSMDLSAYRGIWVFAEQRKGKISTVVLELLNEGRKLADRLDTHLSAVLLGHEISQQSEWLIAHGADRVYLADDPMLADFNGDAYASVLADLIEKEKPEIVLTGATAIGRSFIPRVAARIGTGLTADCTGLDVDPGKRELLQTRPAFGGNILATILCPNHRPQMATVRHKVFKQAPEEAGRKGEVIPVMMNGTVADLHREVIQTVEEIEDTVNITEADIIVSGGRGVGSKENFSVIEDLARVLGGAVGASRAVVDAEWIAYSHQVGQTGKTVCPKLYIACGISGAVQHLAGMQSSDVIVAINKDPEAPIFKAATYGIVGDLFEIVPMMTKAFRK
- a CDS encoding electron transfer flavoprotein subunit beta/FixA family protein; the protein is MRIVVCIKQVPDVADVRIDPETNTLVREGVPSIVNPFDMYALEEALRLRERFGGEVTLLTMGPPQAEAALREGISLGADEAVLVSDRAFAGSDTLATAYTLAMAIRKMGEPDLVLCGKQAIDGDTAQVGPGIAENLHWGFAAYVRKIEEVAEGTMRLERLMDDGYDLLQTRLPAVITVVKEINEPRLPSLKGKMKAKKIEIPVWSAEEIGANPARLGLSGSPTKVSKIFMPEFRRQGEILEGEPEAQVARLVSEIERLNIV